From Pontibacter actiniarum, a single genomic window includes:
- a CDS encoding LysM peptidoglycan-binding domain-containing protein: MRAIVRLTLTNLLFLVLVALSQVEAAPAVKLENINQHAIAAQSDSVYLVKQGDTYYSLARRFQIPLDSLQRWNNNTLQIGQTLYLTSPKKKKAVAAATAKPAPKTAPKASAPVAKSSAASTPKRAVESSSAAPAPAPKPAAYKTKSRVLVIPFDPHLYFSDSDYEIARQSKIPRQNVRHVFRGRLNAMLAPDGYETIHLLGGVYRDSVSELSRIYGSLRYDYQDNKQSRFNHQPVVKEEKGNVLSWVKEQKEKLGSRGEPATLPVAQDPDKHFGVTVKDPEFFSYFNNQYGIDYYVFINQFEVKTIYENCLDRAAMNYERDFTVHYSIYDSKGELVSGNKVKVPYHSNINNVQRIVSDSMPNMAQRVLADLPNGK, from the coding sequence ATGAGAGCCATCGTAAGACTAACTTTAACAAACTTACTTTTTCTAGTACTAGTTGCACTAAGCCAAGTTGAGGCCGCCCCGGCCGTAAAGCTTGAAAATATAAACCAGCACGCTATCGCCGCTCAGAGCGATAGCGTGTACCTGGTAAAGCAGGGCGATACATATTACAGCCTTGCACGCCGCTTCCAGATCCCGCTGGACTCCCTGCAACGATGGAATAACAACACGCTGCAGATCGGCCAAACCCTGTATCTCACCAGCCCTAAAAAGAAAAAAGCAGTAGCGGCAGCCACCGCTAAGCCGGCTCCGAAAACGGCGCCAAAGGCCTCCGCCCCGGTGGCAAAGTCCTCGGCTGCCTCTACTCCCAAGCGAGCCGTAGAAAGCTCTTCTGCGGCTCCGGCCCCAGCGCCTAAACCGGCAGCGTACAAAACCAAAAGCCGTGTGCTGGTTATCCCTTTCGACCCGCACCTATACTTCTCTGACTCTGACTATGAGATTGCCCGGCAGTCTAAGATTCCGCGCCAGAACGTGCGCCATGTTTTCCGTGGCCGCCTGAACGCCATGCTGGCACCGGACGGGTATGAAACCATTCACCTGCTGGGCGGCGTGTACCGCGATAGCGTGAGCGAGTTGAGCCGCATCTACGGTTCGCTGCGCTACGACTACCAGGATAACAAGCAGTCACGGTTCAACCACCAGCCGGTGGTAAAAGAGGAGAAGGGCAATGTGCTGAGCTGGGTAAAAGAGCAGAAAGAGAAGCTGGGATCCAGAGGCGAGCCGGCTACACTGCCTGTAGCCCAGGACCCGGACAAGCACTTCGGCGTAACCGTAAAAGACCCGGAGTTCTTTAGCTACTTCAACAACCAGTACGGCATCGACTACTACGTGTTCATCAATCAGTTTGAGGTAAAGACCATTTACGAGAACTGCCTGGACCGCGCCGCCATGAACTACGAGCGTGACTTTACCGTGCACTACAGCATTTACGACAGCAAAGGAGAGCTGGTATCGGGCAACAAGGTTAAGGTACCGTACCACTCCAACATCAACAATGTGCAGCGCATCGTGAGTGACAGCATGCCGAATATGGCCCAGCGTGTGCTGGCTGATTTGCCGAACGGGAAGTAA
- the lon gene encoding endopeptidase La encodes MNHTLEHFLQNLLLSSISDDESIELIPVITADAEDDIKQEDLPEELPILAVRNTVLFPGVVLPITVSRKKSVKLVRKAHSGGQVIGVVAQKNTGSDDPTAEDLYDIGTVAKILKMLVLPDGNTTIIIQGQSRFKIEEVTQEEPYLAARVSLCQETPMDKSKKEVKALVQSLKDAAAKMLKLNPEIPQEAQVALDNIDSPSFLTHFLSSNLNVEMAQKQELLEVNDGKERGTLLLELMLREIQLLELKQEIHSKVHTDIDQQQRDYFLRQQIKVLQDELGQEGPDQEIERFRERAKKKKWPEAVAQHFKKEIDKLARLNPQAAEYPVAVNYLEFLLDLPWDEHTKDNFNLKRTKKILDADHYGLEKVKERILEYLAVLKLKNDMKAPILCLYGPPGVGKTSLGRSIAKALGRNYVRMSLGGVRDEAEIRGHRRTYVGAMPGKIISQIKKTGSSNPVIILDEIDKLASDFRGDPSSALLEVLDPEQNHTFMDNYLDVEYDLSKVLFIATANSLETIQPALRDRMEIIELTGYTLEEKTEIAKRHLVPKQVEEHGLEPEDVKVPKPTIHKVIEDYTRESGVRSLERKIGQLMRNTAKQKAMDEEFVKTIKPDDVVKILGSEIFDKEIYQDIDTAGVVTGLAWTSVGGDILFIESILSRGKGKLTLSGQLGDVMKESAMTAISYLKAHAELLDIDYRLFDQYDLHIHFPEGAVPKDGPSAGIAIFTSIASVFTQRKVRPRLAMTGEITLRGKVLPVGGIKEKILAAKRAGVTDIILCQKNKKDINEIPEQYIKGLTIHYVDRVDDVVKIALLKEKVKYPLKLEVKEEKADAEK; translated from the coding sequence ATGAACCACACACTAGAGCATTTTCTACAAAACCTACTACTGAGCAGTATCTCCGATGATGAAAGCATAGAGCTTATTCCGGTGATTACGGCTGATGCAGAGGACGATATAAAGCAAGAAGACCTTCCGGAAGAGCTGCCGATACTGGCCGTTCGCAATACCGTGCTGTTCCCGGGAGTAGTGCTGCCAATTACCGTGAGCCGCAAAAAGTCTGTCAAGCTGGTGCGCAAGGCACACAGCGGCGGGCAGGTGATCGGCGTGGTGGCACAGAAAAACACAGGCTCGGACGATCCTACGGCAGAAGACCTGTACGACATCGGCACCGTAGCCAAGATCCTGAAGATGCTCGTGCTGCCGGACGGAAACACGACCATCATTATCCAGGGGCAGAGCCGCTTCAAAATTGAGGAGGTAACGCAGGAGGAGCCTTACCTGGCAGCGCGCGTGAGCCTTTGCCAGGAAACGCCGATGGACAAGAGCAAGAAAGAGGTGAAGGCGCTGGTGCAGTCGCTTAAAGACGCGGCCGCCAAAATGCTGAAGCTCAACCCGGAGATTCCGCAGGAGGCACAGGTGGCGCTCGACAATATCGACAGCCCGAGCTTCCTGACGCACTTCCTGTCGAGCAACCTGAACGTGGAGATGGCGCAGAAGCAGGAGCTGCTGGAGGTGAACGACGGCAAGGAGCGCGGTACGTTGCTGCTCGAGCTCATGCTGCGCGAAATCCAGCTGCTGGAGCTGAAGCAGGAGATCCACTCCAAAGTGCATACCGACATTGACCAGCAGCAGCGCGACTACTTCCTGCGGCAGCAGATAAAGGTGCTGCAGGACGAGCTGGGGCAGGAGGGACCGGACCAGGAGATAGAGCGTTTCCGGGAGCGCGCCAAGAAGAAGAAATGGCCGGAGGCGGTGGCGCAGCACTTCAAGAAAGAGATAGATAAACTGGCCCGCCTTAACCCGCAGGCGGCAGAGTACCCGGTGGCTGTCAACTACCTGGAGTTCCTGCTGGACCTGCCCTGGGACGAGCACACCAAGGATAACTTCAACCTGAAGCGCACTAAAAAAATACTGGACGCCGACCACTACGGGCTGGAGAAGGTAAAGGAGCGCATTCTGGAGTACCTGGCGGTGCTCAAACTGAAGAACGACATGAAGGCGCCTATCCTGTGCCTTTACGGGCCTCCGGGCGTGGGTAAAACCTCGCTGGGCCGCTCTATTGCCAAAGCCTTAGGCCGTAACTATGTGCGGATGTCGCTGGGCGGCGTGCGCGATGAGGCCGAGATCCGCGGCCACCGCCGTACCTACGTCGGCGCGATGCCGGGCAAGATCATCAGCCAGATCAAGAAAACAGGTTCCTCAAACCCTGTTATCATACTTGATGAGATCGATAAGCTGGCCTCTGATTTCCGTGGCGACCCGTCTTCGGCTTTGCTGGAGGTGCTGGACCCGGAGCAGAACCACACGTTTATGGATAACTACCTGGATGTGGAGTACGACCTCTCGAAGGTGCTCTTTATAGCCACGGCCAACTCGCTGGAGACCATTCAGCCGGCCCTGCGCGACCGTATGGAGATTATCGAGCTGACGGGCTACACCCTGGAAGAGAAAACCGAGATAGCCAAGCGCCACCTGGTGCCGAAGCAGGTGGAGGAGCACGGCCTGGAGCCGGAGGATGTGAAGGTGCCGAAGCCAACAATCCATAAGGTGATCGAAGACTATACCCGCGAATCGGGCGTTAGAAGTCTGGAGCGCAAGATTGGGCAGCTGATGCGCAACACGGCCAAGCAGAAGGCGATGGACGAGGAGTTCGTTAAAACCATTAAGCCGGATGATGTGGTGAAAATCCTGGGCTCGGAGATTTTCGACAAGGAGATTTACCAGGATATCGATACGGCCGGTGTGGTAACAGGCCTGGCCTGGACCTCGGTGGGTGGCGACATCCTGTTTATCGAAAGCATACTGAGCCGTGGCAAAGGCAAACTGACGCTGTCGGGCCAGTTGGGTGATGTGATGAAGGAGTCGGCCATGACGGCGATTTCTTACCTAAAGGCACACGCCGAGCTGCTGGACATTGACTACCGCCTCTTCGACCAGTACGACCTGCACATCCACTTTCCGGAAGGCGCGGTGCCGAAAGACGGTCCGTCGGCGGGTATTGCCATCTTCACCTCCATTGCCTCTGTGTTTACGCAACGCAAGGTAAGGCCGAGGCTGGCGATGACCGGGGAGATAACGCTACGCGGCAAGGTGCTGCCGGTAGGAGGCATCAAAGAGAAGATTCTGGCGGCGAAGCGTGCCGGTGTGACCGACATCATCCTGTGCCAAAAGAATAAAAAGGACATCAACGAGATTCCGGAGCAGTACATCAAGGGCCTTACCATCCATTACGTAGACCGCGTGGACGATGT
- a CDS encoding DUF6702 family protein, with the protein MKYKFLSLLLLLLAFGVARPAFAHDYHASIADVRFNPRSQALEVAVKVFMDDLEDALSRRNKTKVTYSSTSEQVKKYLADYLNANLVFEVEKGKPLKQRFVGSEEDADVVWMYVEVPVKQATVPQLYVTNAVLTELFSDQMNIVNINYKGETESVLLQRNETVKKVSL; encoded by the coding sequence ATGAAGTATAAGTTTCTATCGCTTTTGTTGCTGCTCCTGGCTTTTGGCGTGGCTCGCCCCGCCTTTGCACACGATTACCACGCCAGTATTGCTGATGTGCGCTTTAACCCGCGCTCGCAGGCGCTGGAGGTAGCCGTTAAAGTGTTTATGGATGACCTGGAGGATGCCCTCTCGCGCCGCAACAAGACCAAAGTAACCTACAGCAGCACTTCCGAGCAGGTAAAGAAATACCTTGCCGACTACCTGAATGCCAACCTGGTGTTTGAGGTAGAGAAGGGAAAGCCGCTGAAGCAGCGGTTTGTAGGCTCCGAAGAAGATGCCGATGTGGTCTGGATGTATGTGGAAGTACCGGTAAAGCAGGCCACCGTGCCGCAACTGTACGTAACGAACGCGGTGCTTACAGAACTCTTCTCCGACCAGATGAATATTGTGAATATCAATTACAAGGGCGAAACAGAAAGTGTGCTGCTACAGCGCAATGAGACAGTGAAGAAGGTTTCGCTTTAA
- a CDS encoding OmpA family protein, translating into MKRLFLLTPFLLALLHFVPLQAQQYKHVELNQPEKGLQVKKVQPNPELHLDFPNLNKIPYYHDRKQLALIQKLEKRRQYDKVLPLLEGYVHRFGIQNFYTDTSLLWRLAQLLERQGNTEKAKALYRLVLKHHRTDVRRVKSYYDSLEQNTKDYYVPLDYYYELVEYRKSIVSFKPPKGVYLNMGNAINSPYADYGPTLSDENELFIYTSKRHVDDLKNRSNEDLFYSKQNNGFWEEAQSFGKPINSIYNEGSGCLSRDGNTLYFARCEAPDGYGNCDIYVATRQSDGSWGQIQNLGANVNSPAWDSQPTLSKQEDTLYFASDRLGGFGLSDIYYTHKDGSGKWAPARNMGPVINTRESEVSPFLHPKYQVLYFSSRGQLNNFGDFDIYKTYEVQGHWQEPRNIGPLVNGRGSEYYFTIDGASRNLYYARSEADDLQNLDLYSFPLPMEAHPLAVTKVEGTLTDSVTHKPLSGVISIIDMENGIEISSKYIRPDGSFEFDLIDDTRYMILIQSPDFFTIERELDLRGDASLQVMTSVIDYSIPLVFQNIEFDQNQSAIKPEMEAVLDEVAYFMIDHPTYRLEIAGHTDGAGDPDFNLSLSQDRADAIKRYIERKVNIEDTRIDAIGYGSRKPIREEHTEEDRRINRRVEFIVTKPKKQ; encoded by the coding sequence ATGAAACGCTTGTTCCTGTTGACTCCCTTCCTGCTCGCGCTGCTGCACTTTGTGCCGTTGCAGGCGCAGCAGTACAAACACGTAGAGCTTAACCAGCCTGAAAAGGGACTCCAGGTCAAAAAAGTACAGCCTAACCCGGAGCTCCACCTCGACTTTCCCAATTTAAACAAAATTCCGTACTATCACGACCGGAAGCAGCTCGCACTTATCCAAAAGCTGGAGAAGCGCCGGCAGTACGATAAGGTGCTCCCCCTGCTGGAGGGCTACGTGCACCGCTTCGGGATACAGAACTTTTACACCGACACGAGCCTTCTGTGGCGCCTGGCGCAGCTGCTGGAGCGGCAGGGGAACACGGAAAAAGCCAAAGCGCTGTACCGCCTCGTGCTGAAGCACCACCGCACGGATGTTCGCCGCGTCAAGTCCTACTACGACTCCCTGGAGCAAAACACCAAGGACTATTACGTGCCGCTCGACTACTACTATGAGTTGGTGGAGTACCGTAAGTCCATCGTTTCGTTTAAGCCGCCCAAAGGCGTGTACCTGAACATGGGCAACGCCATCAACTCGCCTTACGCTGATTACGGCCCCACCCTGAGCGATGAGAACGAGCTGTTCATCTATACTTCGAAGCGCCACGTGGATGACCTAAAGAACCGCTCAAACGAGGATCTGTTTTACAGCAAGCAGAATAACGGTTTCTGGGAGGAGGCGCAGTCGTTTGGGAAGCCTATCAACAGCATCTACAACGAAGGCTCAGGCTGCCTGAGCCGCGACGGCAACACCCTGTACTTTGCCCGCTGCGAGGCTCCGGACGGCTACGGCAACTGCGATATTTACGTCGCCACGCGGCAGAGCGACGGCAGCTGGGGCCAGATCCAGAACCTGGGCGCCAACGTAAACAGCCCCGCCTGGGACTCGCAGCCGACCCTCTCCAAACAGGAAGACACGCTGTACTTTGCCTCCGACCGCCTGGGCGGCTTTGGCCTCTCCGACATCTACTACACCCACAAAGACGGCAGCGGCAAGTGGGCACCGGCGCGCAACATGGGGCCTGTTATCAACACCCGCGAGAGCGAGGTTAGCCCGTTCCTGCACCCCAAGTACCAGGTGCTGTACTTTAGCTCCCGTGGCCAACTGAACAACTTCGGCGATTTCGACATCTACAAAACATACGAGGTGCAGGGGCACTGGCAGGAGCCGCGCAACATCGGTCCGCTGGTAAACGGGCGCGGCAGCGAGTACTACTTTACCATCGATGGCGCCTCCCGCAACCTGTACTACGCCCGCTCAGAGGCAGACGACCTCCAGAACCTGGACCTGTACTCGTTCCCGCTGCCCATGGAGGCGCACCCGCTCGCGGTGACCAAGGTGGAGGGCACCCTCACCGACTCCGTCACCCATAAGCCGCTTTCGGGGGTTATCTCTATCATTGACATGGAAAACGGCATCGAGATATCGAGCAAGTACATCCGGCCGGACGGTTCGTTTGAGTTTGATCTGATTGACGACACCAGGTACATGATTCTTATCCAGAGCCCGGACTTCTTCACCATTGAGCGGGAACTGGATCTGCGCGGCGACGCCTCGCTGCAGGTGATGACCTCGGTGATCGACTACAGCATTCCGCTGGTGTTCCAGAACATTGAGTTTGACCAGAACCAATCGGCCATTAAGCCCGAAATGGAGGCCGTGCTCGATGAGGTGGCTTACTTTATGATCGACCATCCAACGTACCGGCTGGAGATTGCCGGCCACACAGACGGCGCCGGCGACCCGGACTTTAACCTCTCCCTCTCCCAAGATCGTGCCGATGCCATTAAGCGGTACATTGAGCGCAAGGTAAACATTGAGGACACCCGCATTGATGCTATCGGCTATGGCAGCCGGAAGCCTATCCGGGAGGAGCACACCGAGGAAGACCGCCGCATTAACAGGCGCGTAGAGTTTATCGTTACGAAGCCGAAGAAACAGTAG
- the rseP gene encoding RIP metalloprotease RseP has translation MDILIMVGQLILGLTILVGLHELGHMLAAKWFGMRVEKYAIGFPPKVFGKKIGETEYMLGLIPLGGFVKISGMVDESMDTEALKEEPKPWEFRAKPAWQRLIVMMGGIIVNVITGIVIYIALTYNYGESYLPASEAKYGVIANDIGEDIGFQTGDKIVAVNGQKLEKFDDVYSMDALLGRDSYYTIDRNGQLIDLKVPVDLMDRLADREDRMLFVQPRQPFKVGQVAKGSAADKAGLQEGDFITMINGKSVMFFHELQEALHANKAKPVTMTIERGGKPIKLQAQVSEEGTIGFMPVILLESATRQFSLGESIPLGTEQAFGVITANLKGFGKIFRGEVSASKSLSGPIGIAQIFGDTFNWYKFWSITAMLSMVLAFMNFLPIPALDGGHVVFLTYEMISGRKPSDNFLENAQKVGMVLLLGLMAFAIFNDVFKIIF, from the coding sequence ATGGATATATTGATCATGGTAGGCCAGCTCATCCTGGGCCTTACAATCTTGGTGGGATTACACGAGCTGGGGCACATGCTGGCGGCCAAGTGGTTTGGGATGCGTGTGGAGAAATACGCCATCGGCTTCCCTCCGAAAGTTTTCGGTAAGAAAATAGGCGAGACGGAGTACATGCTGGGGCTGATCCCGCTGGGCGGTTTCGTTAAGATCTCCGGTATGGTGGACGAGTCGATGGACACAGAGGCGCTGAAAGAAGAGCCGAAGCCATGGGAGTTTAGAGCCAAGCCAGCCTGGCAGCGCCTGATCGTGATGATGGGCGGTATTATCGTGAACGTGATCACGGGTATTGTTATCTATATCGCCCTGACCTATAACTACGGCGAAAGCTACCTGCCTGCCTCTGAGGCGAAGTATGGTGTTATCGCCAACGATATTGGCGAGGATATCGGCTTCCAGACCGGCGATAAAATCGTGGCTGTTAACGGCCAGAAGCTGGAGAAGTTCGACGATGTGTACTCTATGGATGCGCTGCTCGGCCGCGATTCTTACTACACCATCGACCGTAACGGGCAACTGATTGACCTGAAAGTGCCAGTGGACCTGATGGACAGGCTGGCGGACCGTGAGGACCGCATGCTCTTCGTGCAGCCGCGCCAGCCGTTTAAGGTAGGCCAGGTAGCCAAGGGAAGCGCCGCCGATAAAGCCGGTTTGCAGGAGGGCGACTTCATTACCATGATAAACGGCAAGAGCGTAATGTTCTTCCACGAGCTGCAGGAGGCACTGCATGCCAATAAGGCCAAGCCTGTGACCATGACCATCGAGCGCGGGGGCAAGCCTATTAAGCTACAGGCGCAGGTAAGCGAGGAAGGCACCATCGGGTTTATGCCGGTGATACTCCTGGAGTCGGCCACGAGGCAGTTTAGCCTGGGCGAGTCCATACCGCTGGGAACGGAGCAGGCCTTTGGCGTGATCACGGCGAACCTGAAGGGCTTCGGCAAGATCTTCCGTGGCGAGGTGTCTGCCTCTAAGTCGTTGAGCGGCCCGATTGGCATTGCGCAAATCTTCGGCGACACGTTTAACTGGTACAAGTTCTGGAGCATCACCGCCATGCTCTCCATGGTGTTGGCCTTTATGAACTTCCTGCCGATCCCGGCATTGGATGGGGGCCACGTTGTGTTTTTGACTTATGAAATGATCAGCGGGCGCAAGCCGTCTGATAACTTTTTGGAAAATGCCCAGAAAGTGGGTATGGTTTTATTGTTAGGTTTAATGGCTTTCGCTATCTTTAACGATGTATTCAAGATAATCTTTTAA
- a CDS encoding 1-deoxy-D-xylulose-5-phosphate reductoisomerase, giving the protein MKRIAILGSTGSIGTQALEVIKANPDNFELEVITAYSNSDLLIQQALEFKPNSVVIGREDLYEQVQEALQQEDIKVYTGSKALCSVVEMATIDMVLTAMVGYAGLLPTIHAIKAGKQIALANKETLVVAGQLITDLAREYGVNIYPVDSEHSAIFQCLAGEFHNPIEKIILTASGGPFRGKSAAELAAVTKAQALKHPNWDMGAKITIDSASLMNKGLEVIEAKWLFGLRNEQIEVVVHPQSIIHSLVQFEDGSIKAQLGLPDMKLPIQYALGYPQRLRSDFPRFSFLDYPQLTFEQPDLETFRNLQLAFDAMERGGNLPCILNAANEVAVSAFMRDEVGFLQMSDIIESCMAKVAYIANPSYEDYVSTDEEARKRAAELLNK; this is encoded by the coding sequence ATGAAAAGAATCGCCATACTTGGCTCCACAGGCTCCATCGGCACACAGGCCCTGGAAGTAATCAAGGCCAACCCGGATAACTTTGAGCTGGAGGTGATCACAGCCTACAGTAACTCCGACCTGCTGATACAGCAGGCGCTGGAGTTTAAGCCAAACTCCGTGGTGATTGGTCGCGAAGACCTCTACGAACAGGTGCAGGAGGCGCTGCAGCAGGAAGATATCAAAGTATACACCGGCAGCAAAGCTCTCTGCTCAGTGGTGGAAATGGCTACAATCGACATGGTGCTGACGGCTATGGTCGGCTATGCCGGTTTGCTGCCTACCATCCACGCCATCAAAGCTGGCAAGCAAATTGCCCTGGCTAATAAGGAGACGCTGGTGGTGGCCGGCCAACTGATCACAGACCTGGCCCGGGAGTACGGGGTGAACATATACCCCGTGGATTCGGAGCACAGTGCTATCTTCCAGTGCCTGGCCGGTGAGTTTCACAACCCGATCGAGAAAATTATCCTGACGGCCTCAGGAGGACCGTTCAGGGGCAAAAGCGCCGCTGAGCTGGCCGCAGTAACCAAGGCACAGGCCCTAAAGCACCCCAACTGGGACATGGGCGCCAAAATCACTATTGACTCTGCCTCGCTGATGAACAAAGGGCTGGAGGTAATAGAGGCGAAGTGGCTGTTTGGCCTCAGGAACGAGCAGATCGAGGTGGTTGTGCATCCGCAGTCTATTATCCACTCGCTGGTGCAGTTTGAGGATGGCTCTATCAAAGCACAGCTGGGTTTGCCCGATATGAAGCTGCCGATCCAGTATGCGCTGGGCTACCCGCAGCGCCTCAGGTCAGACTTTCCGCGTTTCAGCTTCCTGGACTACCCGCAGCTGACCTTTGAGCAGCCGGACCTGGAGACGTTTCGCAACCTGCAGCTGGCCTTCGACGCCATGGAGCGTGGCGGGAACCTGCCCTGCATCCTGAATGCGGCTAACGAGGTGGCCGTCAGTGCGTTTATGCGCGATGAGGTGGGCTTCCTGCAGATGTCAGACATCATCGAAAGCTGTATGGCAAAAGTTGCGTATATTGCGAATCCTTCTTACGAGGACTATGTTAGTACCGACGAGGAGGCTCGTAAACGTGCTGCAGAGCTGTTAAACAAGTAA
- a CDS encoding GH3 auxin-responsive promoter family protein, giving the protein MGVKALLSKPLAAYVHRKHQNWIEHPVEAQKAVFERIIQKAQGTKFGRDHGFASIKTHADFVKAVPVRDYEGLAPYFGQVKEGEKDVLWPGKPLYLAKTSGTTSGTKYIPITQDSISNHINGARDALLAYVHETGKAQFLDGKMIFLSGSPELEEVGGIKTGRLSGIVNHHVPGYLRTNQLPSYQTNCIDDWEAKLDQIIEETLDENMTLISGIPPWVQMYFDKLIQQTGKPIKDIFPNFQLFVYGGVNFEPYRKKLFESVGKKVDSIELFPASEGFFAYQDKQNDPGLLLLLDAGIFYEFIPSEEYFNENPTRLTIGEVEPGVNYALVVSSNAGLWSYSIGDTVKFTSTKPYKLVVSGRIKHYISAFGEHVIGEEVEKAMKRAMVRFPEVELIEFTVAPFVSQDNGQSYHEWLVEFAKEPLNKAAFAEELDRQLRTFNAYYDDLITGNILQKLKLTALPKGTFQSYMKSQGKLGGQNKVPRLSNDRKLADGLIEVSKC; this is encoded by the coding sequence ATGGGTGTAAAAGCATTGTTGAGCAAGCCGCTGGCGGCTTATGTGCACAGGAAGCACCAAAACTGGATAGAGCATCCGGTAGAGGCACAGAAAGCTGTTTTTGAGCGTATCATTCAGAAGGCGCAGGGCACAAAGTTTGGCCGTGACCACGGCTTTGCAAGTATAAAAACGCACGCCGATTTTGTGAAGGCCGTGCCCGTTCGTGACTATGAGGGGCTGGCGCCGTACTTCGGCCAGGTAAAGGAGGGCGAAAAGGATGTGCTTTGGCCCGGAAAGCCGCTCTACCTGGCGAAAACCTCGGGCACTACCTCCGGAACCAAGTATATCCCCATCACCCAGGACTCTATCTCGAACCACATCAACGGTGCCCGCGATGCCTTGTTGGCCTATGTGCACGAAACTGGAAAGGCTCAGTTTCTGGACGGGAAGATGATCTTTCTGTCCGGCAGCCCGGAACTGGAGGAAGTGGGCGGCATTAAAACCGGCCGCTTGTCAGGTATCGTCAACCACCACGTGCCGGGGTACCTGCGCACAAACCAGCTGCCGAGCTACCAGACCAACTGCATTGACGATTGGGAGGCAAAGCTCGATCAGATTATTGAGGAGACCCTGGACGAGAACATGACCCTGATCTCGGGGATTCCGCCCTGGGTGCAGATGTACTTCGATAAGCTGATCCAGCAAACCGGCAAACCCATCAAAGACATATTCCCGAACTTCCAGCTGTTTGTGTACGGTGGCGTTAACTTTGAGCCGTACCGCAAGAAGCTGTTTGAGTCGGTGGGTAAAAAAGTAGACTCCATTGAGCTGTTTCCAGCCTCCGAGGGCTTCTTTGCCTATCAGGATAAACAAAATGACCCTGGGCTGCTGCTGTTGCTGGATGCGGGCATCTTCTACGAGTTTATACCTTCGGAAGAGTACTTCAACGAAAACCCTACGCGCCTGACAATCGGAGAGGTGGAGCCCGGCGTGAACTATGCGCTGGTGGTGAGCAGCAATGCCGGCCTGTGGAGCTACTCCATCGGCGATACCGTTAAGTTCACCTCTACCAAGCCCTACAAGTTGGTTGTAAGCGGCCGCATCAAGCACTATATCTCCGCTTTTGGCGAGCACGTGATTGGGGAGGAAGTGGAGAAAGCCATGAAACGGGCGATGGTGAGGTTCCCGGAGGTGGAGCTGATAGAGTTTACCGTGGCTCCGTTTGTAAGCCAGGACAACGGCCAGTCGTACCACGAGTGGCTGGTGGAGTTCGCAAAGGAGCCGCTGAACAAGGCTGCGTTTGCAGAGGAGCTGGACAGGCAGCTGCGTACGTTCAACGCTTACTACGATGACCTGATTACAGGGAACATCCTCCAGAAGCTAAAGCTTACAGCACTTCCCAAAGGCACTTTTCAGAGCTACATGAAATCGCAGGGAAAGCTGGGCGGGCAGAACAAAGTGCCAAGGCTAAGCAACGACAGAAAGTTAGCGGATGGGTTAATAGAAGTGAGTAAGTGTTGA